The window TTTATACAAGATAAAAGTTTAACTTCCCACTTAAGAAAGCCAGGATATACATATCTAAAACCGAAGCATGTGCAAATTAGCAAGGGGGTGAGGTCTGAGCGAGACAAGTGCAGAACACTTATGTCCTAAAAGAGCGATAGTGGACATCTACGTCAGCATTtcccccaagtccggtcctggagtaccccttgccaaacaggttttcaggatatccacaacgaacatgcatgaaagagatttgcatataatggaggcagtgtatgctaatcaggttcatgcatattcattgtggatatcctgaaaacctgactggcaaggggtactccaggaccggacttggggaaacactcaTCTAGTTTCAACACATGCTCCTATTAAGCAACAATCCGGGACAGGGATTAGGGGAAGTCACCCACTCAATCCCCCAAGTGTTTGATGTCAACCACTGCCCCCAAATTTCACCAGGCTGTGTGAGGACAGGTCGAGCAGAAATGCACGTTTGGGCCTGGATATAAACATTTATGAGCCATTTCTCCGGGGATTTTAGGAGATCTACATTAGCagaccctgttctaaaatattagcagaacataagacatcctttctaaaatgccacgcCACATGGAAAAactatgttcttacctgataattttctttcctttaatcacaccagaccagtccagacccaatgggttatgtccatccaccagcggaaggagacagagaaaatagtcccAAGTAATCCGCccccccttaagggtatcgtgcagcctggcatgttcagtattttctctgtctcttagCGGATGGTGGAGAGATCGTGCAGCTCTTCTTAGTGACTGATTATTAGCTCCTGTCCCAGTCTGTTCTGGAgaacagtggagccaggggtgtgctggtagccctGTCGTGGGTAATTTCTGATGATACTCAGTGACCCTGGGTCCCTCATCTACCAGCTAGGGCATATCCAGGACTCcgggttccctcccctccctggacTGTTGACCTTGTGGCACAGAGAGGTTGCTGGTGTTGGAACAGaagacatcctttctaaaatgccactccacaGACACATGTTTTCTAACCTTTATGTGCCTTCACAATTTCTATTGTGAGACTTAACAAATGCCCAGAACAAGCATAAAAGATCCACAGCAACAGAAGAAGCAAGGGTGAAATCAGGTATCAAAAGGCTACTGTGGCATTGCTAATCAGAAGGCAAAAACTGGGAACAGGCTAGACGTACAAATATAAGACCTAGAAGCAGGTAATTTATTTTTGCAGCTCTTTTCCATTGTACACCCCTCTCTCATCTTTCCCCGTTCCCCTACCTGTGTCTCTTGCAGCTTTGCCTTTTCCCTGTTACTCAACCAACGAAGTTGACGACGACAAGATGAAGGATGATGCTGGCGAAGAGGAAGTCGGCAAAGGCCCTCTCAGGAGAGATGCTCTGAAAGTCGCTCTTGTTCTGTGGGTTTATTTGAATCCTCAGGCACACTGGGAAGCAAAGGGGAAGAGAATGACAGTGTTACAAGCACATCGAGAGAGGAAAGCAGGCTGGACTCAAGGTTATGCAGTGAAGATGGAATGTAGggacgtttctttttttttttgttcccaaCTCATACCCCACCACCACTCCACTTTCTCTGCGACACTTCTCTACCATCACTGGCAACTCCAGCCTGTTAATCTCACAGGAGGAAGTCTTGGCCTGGAGATCACAAGTTGCTCACCGTCATGTGCAAGCACAGAAAAAAGTAAGCGCTTGGCTCCTGAGTTTTCTGATTTCACACCACAGATGATCCTCTTATATTAACACTTGATAGTTATGGGAGACACACTCACCAGCCAGCACTAGAGTAGTGAATACCACGATAGGAGGGGTGCTCTGGAATAGTGTCATCGCAATATACAGTGCGAGATGGATAGTGCTGCACTAGCACAGTGACTTCTCACATGCAGTGGGGGAAATGGTGAAGCTGCCTGTTAGTGACTAACATGCTATACAATGGGAGTAAATAAAAGTGCAATGGATTAGTGACTGTCATGCACCAGTGTAGTCCCTATTGTGACATGCAGCAGGGGACGGCTGAAGCTGTACCGGTGTAGTTACTATTGCAATATACAGTGGGGGGGAATAGGTGAAGCTGCACAAGCGTGGTTACTATTGTGATATACAGTGGGAGGATGGATGAAGCTACACCAATGCAGTTACTACTGTGATATACTGTGGGGAGATGGGTGAAGCTTCACCAGCGCAATATATATTGTgatatacagtgggggggggggggggggggataggggaagCTACAGCAGTGTGCTTCCCATTGCAATATATAGTGAAGAAGGTGAAACTGAATCAGTGTTGTTACTATTGCGATATACTGTGTAGGGAGATGGGTGAAGCTGCACTGGTGTAGTTATCAAAATACGCAGTACGGAATGCGTGAAGATGCCCCAATTTATTACTATTGTGATTCACTGTGGGGATGGATAAATATGTACTAATGTGAAATGGGGAGCGGGGGTGACTTGCTGCAGTGCAGTAGTTACTACAATAGCCTACAATGTTAGGGGAGAGGAGATATACGTAGGTAtttaagtactgccatactgggacagaccaaaggtccatcaagtccagaatcctgtttccaacagtggccgatccaggtcacaaatacctggcaaaatccaaaaaaaaaaaaaagtacaatacgtcttaagctgcttatcctagaaatactgtaaaaCTTCTGTGTGGCCCTCTGCTTTGCGTGAATAAACAACTCAAAAAAGAAAATAGTACAGATACAAAAGTCGGATCACTCAATGAGTGTATTCGGGGGAAGTCTCATACTGTCGCTTCAAATGACCAGCTGGACTGCCAGTTTCATGCGACTATTCTAATCATAGACGACCCCCTACCAACcacatacatttttttcttttttcttgttaaTGTGCTCAAAATTATCTCAAAAACTAGTGCGATTGAGTGACCGCCATCAAATCAATGGAAGTCATAGGATCCAACttctcaaaattattgggggtgctaagcccaatggaaataacccctccctggacacatacaaggaattttctcaatattgggggtgctcaagcacccgcagagtcggctccaatggtggAAGTCTTCTTGAATATCAATATACATTGTCTTGTTTGTCATTTATACAAGGAACTTTCAGAACACTTATCTGCACATATGTGCCTTGAGCGCTCCCAGGAGCTCTTACTATCCCGACAGGTCCTGTTTCGCTGTGGGGCTTTGTCATTCCAAGGAGACGAGACCGACTGTCCCTTGACAAAGCCCCAGAGCGAAACAGGACCTGTCGGGATAGTAAGAGCTCCTGGGATCGCTCAAGGCACATATACGCAGATAAGTGTTCTGAAAGTTCCTTGTATAAATGTGAAACAGGACAATGTATATTGATATTCAAGAAGACTTccaccattggagccgactctgcgggtgcttgagcacccccaatattgagaaaattccttgtatgtgtccagggaggggttatttccattgggctcttagaacacccccaataattttgagaagttggctcctatgacttccACTGATTTGATGGCGGTCACTCAATCGCACTAGTTTTTGAGATAATTTTGAGCACATTAacgagaaaaaagaaaaaaaaaatttatgcgGATGGTAGGGGGTCGCCTGAAACTGGCAGTCCAGCCGGTCATTTGAAGCTTCCCCTGAATACACAACATTGAGTGATCCGACTTTTGTTATCTTTACTATTTtgttgtttatcctagaaataagcagtggattaagtccattttaataacggtctacggCCTTTTCCTTGAGGAAAGCCAtccaactcctttttttttttttttttttttttaaaccctgctgcgctaaccgcttttactccATTCTCTGGGCCACGCCTCCTCACCGGCCAGGACGAAGGAGCCCACGCAGGAGGTGAAGCCCGACAGGAAGGAGTTGAAGGGGAAGGTGCCCACCAGCAGGCAGTACACGAACTGCATGACGCCGCTCAACAGGATGTAGAGCAGGTAGGCGTCCAGCACCTTCAGCCGCTGCGGCGTGGAGCTCAGGTATTCCTCCAGGAAGCGCGACACCACCGACACCACCGACGTCGACATGGCGCAATATCGGGACGCGAGCGTAGCCTAGAGCGAACTGCCCAGGTGGAGTCAGTGCGGAACAGCTGAAGGCGGAAGTGACGCGCAAAGAGCGCAGGCGCCCTGAGACTGAGGGGCGGAAGAGCGCGCAGAGAGGCGACGTGGCTGCAGTACAAGCGGAACTGACGTCACTGCGCCCAGCAAAGGCGGAAGTGAATGAACGGAGGCGCGTTATTACGTCGGCAAATAATTCTGAGAGCCGTAGGACGTCACTGGTcacagagttgggggggggggacccgacAATAATTCGGTTGCTGGCTTTGTTTCACTTTTCTAACCAATAAAGCTTTTGCTGTCGCACGGAGAACGACTATTCCCACAAGCCTTTGCGATGCAACAAGTCGAGGCAGGTTAGCGTAGCGTCTCGGTGTCACGTGGTTTCTGGGAGAACCAATTGGGACTGGGGGACCTGACAAATGGGTTAGGCGGGTGTAGCGTGTGTCCCTTCTCCATGGCAACCCTGGAACTTGGCTGTGCATTCTTTCTAACAGCAGCGTCACACAAGTGAGCacgagaactactactactacttcacacttacgcagcgctgtacaccatacacgtaaagacggtccctgctcgaagagcttacaatctaaataggacagacagaacaattaagaggtgaTATATTCTGCAAATAATGCAACAGTCCGTAGTGTCAGATCGCTTCTGTTATTGCAACTATGCGGCTAACACTGAGAATCCCCTAATTTGCAACAGGGCAGAACTTTGAGAGGCAGCAACTTTTCAGCCCCCATTTTACAGAAGGTCCAAAAATAACTGACTGAGAGCAAGGAAAAAGCGGAGACatttcataagtaatgccacactgggaagagaccaagggtccatcgagcccagcatcctgtccaggacagcggccaatccaggccaagggcacctggcagtacaaacattctgtacaatcaagccattgtgacatcactaatgaggttggctcttattggtggaatgagccactatgacatcacaataggttaaatcactgctctatgtaataaaagtgagccaagtagaggacataagtacataagtaatgccacactgggaaaagaccgagggtccatcgagcccagcatcctgtccccgacagcggccaatccagaagcttcccaaacgtacaaacattctatacatgttattcctggaattgtggattttcccaagtccatttagtagtggtttatggacttgtcctttaggaaacagtctaacccctttttaaactctgctaagctaaccgccttctccggcaaagaattccagagtttaattatgcgttgggtgactGACTCTCCCGTTGCCAGCCTTGCTACACTAGGTGACAGTGGAGGGGGATAGAAAGTTGGACCCCGGGCCCTGCTACAAATCGTGTGTCACCAAGGTCACAAAGTAGGTCAATGACGTCAGTAATAGTTTTAAAAATATCCTGATTTCATAATACCAACCTGACCCCCCCTGCTCTGCCCACTAAGTAAACCACGCCCACAGCGCCTGAGCCACAGTAGCAACTACAGTTTGAAGGACAACCCCTGTCTCCGCCCCTCTGTCGTCATGGGGGTGATGTAACAGCTCCTCAATCAGCGTTCGAACCCCGCCTCCCCTCCGCTCTGTCCAGGCTCGTCAGTCAGCTGACCCCGGCCACGCCTCCGAATCGGCGATCGTCTGAACCCGTCCTGCGCCCATTGTAGCCCTGGTTCTGACCTCGTTTGTTCCCATTGTGTTCCGCGTTCTGACCCCGCCCATCCCCATTGTGCTCCGCgttctgtcctgccccttcgctTCTTTTCCCCGCCCCGTTTCCCCCTCCCAGCGCTGGCCTGATCCCAGGGTTCGAGAACCGGGTTAGGTAATGCCCGGGATCAGCGAGGCAGAGGCGGGACGGCTGGAGGCAGCAATGGCCGAGGACCTGGCGGAGCAGTGAGtctttgccccccaccccccaccctagtTCCCTGGGTTACCGAACAtcaacagaaccccccccccccccccgaatttatTATAAATTCCTTTCCTTGATTGTTTTCTTGATGCCCTGTTTTCTTTCTTAAAAGGGAGGAGGTTATCTGGGGTCTTGTATAGTACTAGTGTTTCACGTATTATGCTTGGTAAGTTtaaatccgcccccccccccccccccccccccccacatgttgccGTCTGACAGGTCCCGGGAGAGGACAGAGATGAAGATCGGAGGCAGGAAGGAGCCTGGCTTTGGTCCAAAGTTGCACCTGAGTGGCTGTGTTGAATGTAAACTTTAGAACCAAAAAGCAATGATTCATGGATTCAGGGCGGCAGTGTCAGAATATTTCTGCTTGTAATACTgactttgcagtttttttttattgccaCAAACGGAGCAGCATCTTTGGCCGGCTGATCCACACAGATTTGGTTTGTGATCATGATTAgtgctggatggaggaggaagggaaaacCAAGGCACGGAGGAGATCAAAGTTTGctcttttgtttatttatttaaaacatgtatATTCCACGCCATCTACAATTCTGGGCCCTTGGATTGGGATTTAACAACCTGCAGAAACTCAGCTAATGTTACAAAATCCCTAGGGACCCAATTACTGGCactctgtgtttgtgtgtgtctaGAGAGAGATCATTTCTATAATCGGGCGTCTCCACTTAAATGGTCCAATTCAATGCATTAAGAGTTTAGTCTGTAATGACACCTGGGTGCTTACGCACCTAAATGCTAATTGctggcaacctttacagaatcacagGGTTGGTAAACATAACGGCCCTTAAGTCacgctaattctataaactttcatgggtttttttttttttttttacacataggAAGCTAGACTCGGTATATGACGcacgcaaggttccacgttaggcgtcacggaccaagaaagggatctaggtgtcgtcgttggcgatacgttgaaaccttctgctcagtgtgctgctgcggctaagcaagcaaatagaatgttaggtatgattaggaaaggaatggaaaacaaaaatgaggatgttataatgcctttgtatcgctccatggtgcgaccgcacctctaatattgtgttcaattctggtcgccgcatctcaaaaaagatacagtggaattagaaaaggtgcagagaagggcgatgaaaatgataaaggggatgggacgacttccctatgaggaaaggctaaagcggctagggctcttcagcttggagaaaagacggctgaggggagatatgatagaggtctataaaataatgaatggagttgaaccggtagatgtgaagtgtccgtttacgctttccaaaatactaggactagggggcatgcgatgaagctacaatgtagtaaatttgaaacgaatcggagaaaatgtttcttcactcaacgtgtaattaaactctggaatttgttgccagaaaatgtggtaaaggcggttagcttagcggagttttaaaaaggtttggacggcttcctaacggaaaagtccatagaccgttattaaatggacttgggggaaatccactatttctgggataagcagtataaaatgttttgtactttttttgtgatcttgccgggtatttgtgacctggattggccactgttggaaacaggatgctgggctcggtggacctttgatctttcccagtatggcaatacttatgtacttatgtaaattggGGTGCGCAAAAAACAAAATCCTTGCAGAGTGCTACTCTGTAAGTGGTGCGTCAATTGCGCGCTATGTAGAGAATGGTATGTAGCACCGGGATTggtacccaactttgggtgccaggatttacaccaagtgaaacctgctggaaatcctggcacataagttaggcacggagcccccgaattctataatactatgtgcatctttagtgaacaccccctgaccccacccccttttcagtagtgcacTAAAGACTTGCATGTGAGTCCTTATAGAGTAACATTTAGCAAGTCGTGTGCACAAATCCTGATTGCagccaattatttatttactagtaaaaaaggcccgtttcagtatgaaatgaaacgggcgctagcaaggttatccctctcgCTCtttccctctgtcccctgcaagtcccacggccccctttcttcccttccgatttccaggccctccctccctctccacctccctctctctgtccctcccccgagttcca is drawn from Microcaecilia unicolor chromosome 14, aMicUni1.1, whole genome shotgun sequence and contains these coding sequences:
- the LOC115457789 gene encoding dolichyl-diphosphooligosaccharide--protein glycosyltransferase subunit DAD1, which codes for MSTSVVSVVSRFLEEYLSSTPQRLKVLDAYLLYILLSGVMQFVYCLLVGTFPFNSFLSGFTSCVGSFVLAVCLRIQINPQNKSDFQSISPERAFADFLFASIILHLVVVNFVG